One region of Eriocheir sinensis breed Jianghai 21 chromosome 36, ASM2467909v1, whole genome shotgun sequence genomic DNA includes:
- the LOC127007960 gene encoding mushroom body large-type Kenyon cell-specific protein 1-like, with protein MGESAWLKVRSDLYPSPGGERGPRQSPTPALPPQDWDPAAPCFVCLGTGNADTQSEWPAREGATPNTSVADSPGDPTCTPPPPPPPPPPSTQGSHPTDAAEATLDLSTTRPPSTPTPSSGGSSSVSRTPTCGEARNVSVGVEASLAPELGPRLPLGLYTANLPPHLLPWILSSHLHHLARAHQVSEEACEDREQQPLDLSAKSQVESIKREVGVVCSPPPTINPLFPSYERAVHTSVPIDTKVTSTRGRRRGDLSKRSYTEEELQAALRDIQSGKLGTRRAAVIYGIPRSTLRNKVYKLAMERDRNKKLAEQSGNESVQTEARSGFSQHYNGSSGTSVAAGGCSGGEEVKASPECIRTLLQTKVVEKLEEMSRKGGRQVMDSRPAVEAMLRHLLNNIPKLALNKDNVQTSTEALDSISFVPQLNDFIKKVVEDRYNEELQRSKLKLNGSVEIHAVNGLKSDPCDLSVPSYSPSCNGLLKGESDTTASDSNHSSQPLIPSLSSPNLKEMIAQMIGQKLGCEVPSGKEGPATTSSHLLPPTSTAGELQAKAGGADKREQNKKAQISSSTSTGGKGSRPKRGKYRNYDRDNLLKAVQAVQSGEMSVHRAGSFYGVPHSTLEYKVKERHLSRGKNKKENPPAYNCSPPVDRTRKDNTARSTRTPPDTTSSATTTTTTVGRLVEDTPASTTTTTTTSTIDLTVDDNSQGGESSGILPTVKKARMESEASSYSTFSPLSSSSLSSPPAPATPLLTSPFSIWSGAPVVPPFLSRYQQDPFYASQMIRRFQEAATVKDQRVPSPANAHEPAAAATPSYQGSVLDALLRGKAAAATTASAATTPRPAAPASGGSASTSPPPLPGGGEASWQVSSSLLSLTKGLVMEQHQGEDAAAASPLAQASGMMAFNPLYSLPGLAAARSALQQRSSPTDRARDAASPEVNLLPLPLVKEGRHPTPVAADQP; from the exons ATGGGGGAGTCCGCGTGGCTTAAAGTGCGCTCCGACTTGTACCCGAGTCCTGGGGGGGAGCGCGGCCCCCGACAGTCCCCGACCCCTGCCCTCCCCCCGCAGGACTGGGACCCCGCCGCGCCCTGCTTCGTCTGCCTCGGCACCGGCAACGCCGACACCCAG TCTGAGTGGCCGGCGCGGGAGGGCGCGACGCCCAACACCAGTGTCGCAGACTCCCCGGGAGACCCCACCtgcaccccgccaccgccgccgccgccgccgccgcccagcaCTCAGGGGAGCCACCCCACGGACGCTGCCGAGGCCACACTTGACCTCTCCACGACGCGGCCGCCATCCACGCCCACGCCGTCGTCAGGGGGCAGCAGCAGCGTGTCGCGCACCCCCACCTGCGGCGAGGCGAGGAATGTGTCCGTGGGCGTGGAGGCGAGCCTGGCCCCGGAGCTCGGGCCGCGCCTACCGCTGGGGCTCTACACCGCCAACCTGCCGCCGCACCTGCTGCCCTGGatcctctcctcccacctccaccacctggcCAGGGCGCACCAG GTGAGCGAGGAGGCGTGCGAGGACCGGGAGCAGCAGCCTCTGGACCTGAGTGCCAAGTCGCAGGTGGAGAGCATCAAGAGGGAAGTGGGCGTGGTCTGCAGCCCCCCGCCCACCAtcaaccccctcttcccttcctatgaGAGGGCCGTGCACACCTCAGTCCCCATAGACACCAAAGTCACCTCTACCAG GGGTCGCCGGCGCGGGGACCTCAGCAAGCGGTCGTACACGGAGGAGGAGCTGCAGGCGGCGCTGCGGGACATCCAGAGTGGCAAGCTGGGCACGCGGCGTGCGGCGGTCATTTACGGCATCCCGCGCTCCACGCTCAGAAACAAG GTGTACAAGCTGGCcatggagagagacaggaacaaGAAGCTGGCAGAGCAGAGTGGCAACGAGTCCGTGCAGACGGAGGCCAGGTCTGGCTTCTCACAGCACTACAACGGCAGCAGCGGCACGTCCGTGGCGGCGGGCGGCTGCAGCggcggggaggaggtgaaggcctcGCCGGAGTGCATCAGGACGCTGCTGCAGACCAAGGTTGTGGAGAAGCTGGAGGAGATGAGCCGCAAGGGAGGCCGCCAGGTGATGGACTCCCGGCCGGCGGTGGAGGCCATGCTCAGACACCTCCTCAACAACATTCCGAAGCTCGCCCTCAACAAGGACAACGTGCAGACGTCCACCGAGGCCCTCGACAGCATTTCTTTCGTACCTCAGTTAAATGACTTTATAAAGAAAGTAGTAGAAGACCGATACAACGAAGAACTACAAAGAAGTAAGTTGAAACTGAACGGATCAGTTGAAATCCATGCCGTCAATGGTCTGAAGAGTGACCCATGTGACCTTAGTGTACCGTCCTATTCTCCATCCTGCAACGGCCTCCTCAAGGGAGAGTCGGACACCACCGCCTCAGACTCCAACCATTCTAGTCAGCCTCTCATTCCGTCTCTGTCCAGCCCTAATCTTAAAGAAATGATCGCGCAGATGATCGGCCAAAAACTGGGTTGTGAGGTTCCCAGCGGCAAGGAGGGGCCTGCGACCACCAGCTCCCACCTCCTCCCGCCCACATCCACTGCCGGGGAGCTGCAGGCCAAGGCGGGGGGCGCGGACAAGCGGGAGCAGAACAAGAAGGCACAAATTTCATCTTCCACGTCGACGGGCGGCAAGGGATCGCGGCCCAAGCGGGGAAAGTATCGTAACTACGATCGCGACAACCTGCTGAAGGCCGTGCAGGCGGTGCAGAGCGGCGAGATGAGCGTGCACAGGGCCGGCAGCTTCTACGGCGTGCCCCACTCCACCCTGGAGTACAAAGTGAAGGAGAGGCACCTCAGCCGgggaaagaacaagaaggagaaccCGCCAGCATACAACTGCTCTCCGCCAGTGGACAGGACCCGCAAGGACAACACCGCCAGATCCACCAGGACACCGCCGGACAcaacctcctccgccaccaccaccaccaccaccgtgggTAGGCTCGTCGAGGACACCCccgcctctaccaccaccaccaccaccacctcaacgaTAGACCTCACTGTCGACGATAACTCTCAGGGCGGGGAGAGCTCAGGAATCCTGCCGACAGTAAAGAAGGCTCGCATGGAAAGCGAAGCCTCGTCTtactccaccttctctcctctctcctcctcgtccttgtcctctccCCCGGCGCCAGCCACGCCCCTGCTCACCAGCCCCTTCTCCATCTGGAGCGGGGCGCCCGTGGTGCCGCCCTTCCTCTCCCGGTACCAGCAAGACCCTTTCTACGCCTCGCAAATGATCCGCAGGTTCCAGGAGGCCGCCACCGTCAAGGACCAGCGGGTACCCTCCCCTGCCAACGCCCAcgagcccgccgccgccgccaccccgtCATACCAGGGCAGCGTGCTGGACGCCCTCCTCAGGGgcaaagccgccgccgccaccaccgcctcggCAGCCACCACCCCTCGTCCCGCCGCCCCAGCAAGCGGCGGCAGCGCCAGCACCAGCCCGCCGCCGTTACCGGGTGGTGGCGAGGCGTCGTGGCAGGTGTCCTCTAGTCTGCTGAGCCTGACCAAAGGGCTGGTGATGGAGCAGCACCAGGGCGAGGACGCTGCCGCCGCGTCGCCCCTCGCCCAGGCCTCAGGGATGATGGCCTTCAACCCACTGTACAGCCTGCCCGGCCTGGCCGCCGCCCGCTCCGCCCTACAGCAGCGCTCGTCGCCAACCGACAGGGCGCGGGACGCCGCCAGCCCCGAGGTTAACCTGCTGCCACTGCCCCTCGTAAAGGAGGGCCGCCACCCCACCCCTGTGGCCGCCGACCAGCCCTGA